The stretch of DNA GGCCTGCCGGGCCGGTGCAGGCCGGACCCTGCGGGGACGGGAAAGGCCACGTCGGGGGCGGGCCAGGCTTCCGAGAAAGCGAAACCTAAAGAGTGGAGCTTCGCGCCCTCCCCGATCCAATCTCCGCCCGGTTCTCATTTCCGCGGaaccccgcccccgccccgggcCCCGCCTCCGCCCCCGCCTCCTTCACCTCCCGACCGTCATCCATCAGGCTCCTCCAGCCCTTGGCTCTACCCCTCCCGGTGAGTCTCTTACTCCCGGACCTGCACCGCGTGGGTCCGGGGTCCCGAGTACCTGGGTGCCAGCGTCGCCGGGGCGGGAGGTTTCTTACCGCGGAGAAGCGGAGGGCAGGCGCTTTTATGGTGcccgggccgggggcggggcccaAAGAGCTGCAGGTGCAGCCAAGGGGGTCACGTGACCAGGCGGGCGTTTCCGGGAAGGGCGCGCGCAGCCTGTTCCTGCTCTCGGATGCGACCAGCGGAAGCCCGCCCCGGGCAGCGCGGAGTAGGGAGTGGCGGCGAGGGGGCAGCGGTGGGCCCTGTCTGCCTGTGTGGCTCAGCCCTGCAGGGTCCAGCCGCTTCTCTGGGAAGTAGCCCCTACACGCCTGGGGCCAGGGGCGCCGGCAGTCATCGGAGGTGGGGCACACAGTGGGATAAGGCGGGGACCCCCGAAACGTAAGCGAAACCGGACCCCAGGCAAAACCAGGCCCGTCTTGTTgcgctttttttttcttcctttcttttNNNNNNNNNNNNNNNNNNNNNNNNNNNNNNNNNNNNNNNNNNNNNNNNNNNNNNNNNNNNNNNNNNNNNNNNNNNNNNNNNNNNNNNNNNNNNNNNNNNNagagtctttgctctgtcacccaggctggagtgcagtggcgcgatctctcggctcactgcaagctccgcctcccgggtacacgccattctcctgcctcagcctcccaagtagctgggaccacaggcgcccgccaccacgtccggctaattttttgtatttttaatagagacggggtttcaccgtgttagccaggatggtctcgatcttctgacctcgtgatccgcccgcctcggcctcccaaagtgctgggattacaggagtgagccagggCGCCCGGACCTTGTTGCGCTTTTAGAAGTGGgtaatggggccgggcgcggtggctcctgcctgtaatcccagcactttgggtggccgaggcgggcagatcacttgaggtcaggagttcgagaccagcctggcaaacatggcaaaacccagtctctactaaaaatacaaaaattagccgggcgtggtggtgtaggcctgtagtcccaggtacttgggaggctgaggcgggagaatcacttgagcccagaaggtcgaggctgcagtgagctgagatggagccactccactccagtccaGGGGACAGAGCAtgactgagtctcaaaaaaaaggaagtgggtAATGGGAGGTGGACATGCCTTGAAAAAGGGGCAGCTGTACCGTTTGggttcctttttttgagatggagtttcacttctgttgcccaggctggagtgcagtggcacaatcttggctcaccacaacctacacctcctgggttgaagtgattctcctgtctcaggctcccaagtagctgggagtacaggcatgagccaccatgcccggctaattttgtatttttagtagagacggggtttctctaagttggtcaagctagtctcgaactcctgacctcaggtgatccgcccgccttggcctcccaaagtgctgggattacaggcaggagccaccgtgcagCCCCCTTTGGGTTCTTTAGATTGTTCAGACAAGAATATCAGATGCTCTCGCGATTAAAACATTTGGAAAGGAATTAATAGTGTCTTTTCATGAGGGGCAGTGCTGACGACCCACAAGGGACCCCTTGATGGTTCTGGGCATGGGCGGCCAGCCTGGGCTCTGGTCTTGGGAGAAGCGACCCGGAGGTGTCTCTCACCCCTAGGCCTCCTGGTCCCGCTCCTGCTCAGGCCACACGCGCGCACCCACCCCCAGGGCACCTCAGTCCAGGCCTGTGGACGGGTGTTTAATGCTGGGCCCCAACCCAAGCATGTCGATTTCAGAAGGGGACTGGGACCCCCGGCCCGGCAGATGTTTGAGACCACTGGCTTCCAAGCGCATCGTCTTGGGAATTTGCGTtggctcctcagcctccccagcaatcTCTGTGTAGGGTCGGCAGTGGTAGGTCTGAGTTGAGCGGGTGCCTGAGATCCCCAGTGCagactgggggaggggagtgCCCTCTCGGGCTGTGGTTAGAGCAGGAGAGGAACTTCGCGGGCCAGCTGGCACGGAAGCCTCGGGAAGACAGTGGGCACAGCAGGTGGTTTACAGGAAGCGTTGCAGCCTTTGGGTGGTGACAGCGCGGCGGGACCCGCCACCCCCCTCTGCACACCCGGGCTCAAGCGCCGAGGACGATGGGGGACGCGAGCAAATGGGGCCCGCACGGACCCGCGCGCCCGCCCCACTCCACGGCCTGGGTTTCGGGAGCCTCGCTTTATTCTGCCTTGGGTCGGGGGTTAGGGGAGCGGGACCTGTAGCGCCCGCGCGGCAGGAGGAGAGGGTGGAGGGGCCGCTTAGATGTAGGAGTCGTCGCCCTGGGGCTCATCGTGGGGACCCCTGCCCGGCCCTGCGCCCTCGCCCTCGTCGCCGCTGCCGGAGTCGCTGGCGCCATCCACGTCCAGGGTGGGCGTGTTGAGAACGACCACGTCTGCCTCCGCCCCGATGTCCTCGCCGAACCACACGGCCTTGTACCCGCCCTCCGGCCGCCGCTCCTTGGTCAGGATGGACCTCACCGCTGCAGGGCTTCCCCCGGCTTGGGCCGCTGCTGGGGCTTCAGGGGCACTGCCTGGGGGCGCGGGGTCGGGGGGTGCGGGCTCCGCGGGCGTCGGCGATGCCTCTGCGGGCTTGGGGTCGCGcgtggggctgggggcaggcgCCCAGTTGGCCTCGTGGTCAGGGAGGAACGCCTGGTTGTCACAGCCTGGGGTCTGGGGTTTCTGCTAGCGGGAGTGAAGGCGTCAGCGGGGTCCCTGGGTCTCTGCTGCCTTGTGGCCTCTCCACACCCTCATTCCACAGCGGACACCCCTCGCCTCCACATAttcccctctgccctcccctctcctgtCCCCCACTCCCTGCGGGTtgcctgccctgccctccaccctggACCTCACCAGAGCTTTGCCAGAGCAGCACTTGAGCCGGGAGCCGTAGTGCTTGTAGACAAGGACCGTGAGGCCAAGGagagccagcagcagcagtgcACCCAGCACCCCACCCAGGGCTGCCATGTCCACCACCGAGAAGCGCTTGTCCTCCGAGCGGCCGCCACCTGGCACCGTTGTGGAAAATGCCATCACCCCCGCACTGTTGAGCGCCCCAGGCATTCCCCATGCCAACCTGTGCCAGGCTTGAGACACTTGGAAATCACCTAGGCCTGGGCTGTCTCCCAAATCTCAGGCTCTGCTGACCCTGGCTCGAGGGGCCTGTGTGTCCCAGTGAGACCCTGGGCCCCCCCCAGGAGGCCAGGCTGCTCACAGGAGGGGCAGGGGCTTGCAGGGTGAGCCGGCAGCTGTGGGAATCAGGGGATTTGCTGGACCCCAAATCTGGCCTCTGTCCTACACACATCACAGTTCACTGGGGGCCTTTGGCCTGTCTGTGTCTGTCAGTCCCAAACAGACCCCTCTGGGATTTCATAGTCAGGCCAGGTCAGCCTGGGGTGGACCCTTCCTGCAGCACTTCCCCTACCACCCAGTGACCTGAGCCAGGGAGGGAAGGCAACGGAGTGGGTGCTACCTGAGGATGGGGTGTTCCTGCTGGGGGTCATCGGCTGAGAGGTTCCTGGCTCTGGGGTCTGTGCTGTGCCCCCACCGGGTGTGGCTGGTTGGTGGGTGGTGCTGGTTCCCACACCGGGGGGCATCGGCTGAGAGGTTCCTGGCTTTGGGGTCTGTGCTGTGGCGCCACCGGGTGTGGCTGGTTGGTGGGAGGTGCTGGTTTCTGCACCCAGGGGCCTCCCAGGTGTGGACGAGGTTGGTGGCCTCAGAGTTGTGCCAGAGGGTGGATGAGGGCCTGTACCTCCCCCAGAGCTGGTTGTGGAGGCTCCCTGGGAGGGCACAGGGGGTCTGGGGGCCTCGGAAGTGGTGCTAGTCCAGGGCCCAGTTGTTCCTCCAGCCTCTGGGGATGGGGGCTTACCTGTGGAGGGGGGCTCCTGTTCGGAAACTTGTATCTCAATGACTGTGGTCGCAGTGCCAGAGGTCACCGTGTTGTTGGCCTCAACCTGGGGCAGGAAGGGGCTTGTCCCTCCTGGGCACGTCTTTCAGCCCCACACCCTTGGAGATGCCCACCTGCCCTGCCCTTCACCTCTGCGTAGAAGGCCCCCGCCTGGGTCAGTGTGGTGGTGGTCAGCACAACCTCTCCCTCCATCCGGAAATGTGAGTGGTTGGTAATTCGATACGTGATGGCCGAGTTGAGGTCCTGGACAGGGTCTCATTGAGTCCCCGGCCAGGCTGCCTCCCACGTGCAGCCCTGACCCACCCACAGAGGGGAGGCCGGGTGGGCCCAGGGACCCTGGGCAACAGGAAGGCTGCCGTGGGGGCGGCAGGCATCAGCCTTGCATGTGCTACCTACTGAGAACTCCGGGTCCTGAGCCTGGATCCTCAGAGGCTGAGAGGGGGCAGCTGCATCCTTGACCACAACACCTGCTCCAGCGCCAAGTGCCACGGTGCCACGGTACAGGCTCTGGGGGAAGTGGGGTGGGCTCCCGGCTGCAGCCACAGCTTCCACGGTGACCTGGGTCACTGAGTAGCGGGCAAGGTCGGCCTGCTGGCCCTGGAGGCGGGGGAGGCAGCCATGACTCGTGGGGTTGACGGTGGAGCTGGCGCTGAAGCCTGGGGCTCAGGAAGAACAGATGCAGACTTGGCaggggccctgccctgccccccgGCCCTGCCCCCCGCCCTACCTTCCACCCTGCCCGCACTGCCTGGCCCCCCATGCAGGTCCCCACCTCACCTTCACCAGCAGAAGGAAGGTCGTGGCGCTGGGGACACTCCTGGCCATGGTGAGGTTGCCGGAGTCTGGGTGAATGACGAATGTACCGTTCACGTTTCCTGGGAGGACGATAGAAGTGCTCGGTCCCGACCCCCTGAGGCCCAGGGACCCAGCCAGCTCTACCTTGCTGGCAGGTGCCCCTGGGGCTTCCCCAGCCCAAGGTGGGGACGGAGACAGGGACAGAGAGGGGTCCGGGGCATTGTTGAGGGCTGGGCCCCACTCACCACTGAAGATGCTGTAGATGATGGGTTGGTTGATGCCGCGGTCTCCATCCTCAGCGTAGATGGGTCCAGGACGCAGGATGAGGGGGGATGGCTTTAAGGATGGTGGAGAGGAGGGCATGTCATGGGGCTGGGGTGGATGGCCCCAACCTGGCCCCTCTGGCTCCCCATCAAGGTCagccagggcagggctggctgAGGAGGGGCCCAGTCCCGCTGGTGGCCGGGCGTCCCTGCCTGCCTGGACTGTCCCTTGTCCCAGCATCACAATGAGTCATACCCCTGTGGGTCCCTCACTAACGAATAAGTCAAGTTGCCCAAAGATACTGAGTCCCATTTGCACAATGCTTGTGTTGACGGCTAAGCAAACATTTAGGAAGCGGGGGGCTCCCGGGTCTGCATTTCTGCCTCTCATGTGCTGTGTGGTGGCCCCGGGTGCCTCGGTGCCGTGAAGGTTTGCAGACAGCCTGTGTGGGCCTAGTGGTGACTGAGCAGGGCAGAGATGTCACCATCCCTTAAGAATTCCAGggccggccgggcgcggaggctcaagcctgtaatcccagcactttgggaggccgagacaggcggatcccgaggtcaggcgatcgagaccatcctggctaacacagtgaaaccccgtctctactaaaaaaaatacaaaaaactagccgggcgaggtgacgggcccctgtagtcccagctactcgggaggctgaggcaggagaatggcgtaaacccgggaggcggagcttgcagtgagctgagatccggccactgcattccagcctgggcgacagagcaagactctgtctcaaaaaaaaaaaaaaaactccagggCCCCAGCCCACCTCCCCAGGCCCCTGAGATGGCCTGGCTCTGGGGCCCACACTCCTCTC from Piliocolobus tephrosceles isolate RC106 chromosome 13, ASM277652v3, whole genome shotgun sequence encodes:
- the CDHR5 gene encoding cadherin-related family member 5 gives rise to the protein MGSWALLWPPLLLTGLLGRPPGAVAQAQYCSVNKSFIEVEENSNVTKPLVDIDVPEGQEVILGSLSTPFAFRIQGNQLFLNVTPDYEENSLLEAQLLCQSGGTLVTQLRVFVSVLDVNDNTPEFPFTTKEIRVEEDTKVNSIVIPETELQAEDKDKDDILFYTLQEVTAGASDYFSLVGANHPALRLDRTLDFYERPNMAFWLLVRDTAEENVEPSHTATATLVLNVVPADLRPPWFLPCTFSDGYVCIQAQYHGAVPTGHILPSPLILRPGPIYAEDGDRGINQPIIYSIFSGNVNGTFVIHPDSGNLTMARSVPSATTFLLLVKGQQADLARYSVTQVTVEAVAAAGSPPHFPQSLYRGTVALGAGAGVVVKDAAAPSQPLRIQAQDPEFSDLNSAITYRITNHSHFRMEGEVVLTTTTLTQAGAFYAEVEANNTVTSGTATTVIEIQVSEQEPPSTGKPPSPEAGGTTGPWTSTTSEAPRPPVPSQGASTTSSGGGTGPHPPSGTTLRPPTSSTPGRPLGAETSTSHQPATPGGATAQTPKPGTSQPMPPGVGTSTTHQPATPGGGTAQTPEPGTSQPMTPSRNTPSSGGGRSEDKRFSVVDMAALGGVLGALLLLALLGLTVLVYKHYGSRLKCCSGKALKPQTPGCDNQAFLPDHEANWAPAPSPTRDPKPAEASPTPAEPAPPDPAPPGSAPEAPAAAQAGGSPAAVRSILTKERRPEGGYKAVWFGEDIGAEADVVVLNTPTLDVDGASDSGSGDEGEGAGPGRGPHDEPQGDDSYI